A window of Solanum stenotomum isolate F172 chromosome 3, ASM1918654v1, whole genome shotgun sequence contains these coding sequences:
- the LOC125859634 gene encoding alpha-galactosidase-like: protein MSSTSPLLLWYCLYLCLATTTTTIYARLQPRNLIVDSNSSAKEFNRRNLLGNGLGRTPQMGWSSWNHFGCNIDENMIKGTADAMVYTGLASLGYEYINIDDCWAEGNRDSQGNMVAKGSTFPSGIKALADYVHSKGLKLGVYSDAGTQTCSKQMPGSLGHEEQDAKTFASWGVDYLKYDNCNNENRSPRERYPIMSKALQNSGRAIFYSMCEWGDDNPATWASSVGNSWRTTGDITDDWNSMTSRADLNDQWASYAGPGGWNDPDMLEVGNGGMNFGEYRSHFSIWALVKAPLIIGCDLRSMDNTAHDILSNSEVIAVNQDKLGVQGKRVKQYGDLEVWAGPLSGKRVALVLWNRGSSKADITAYWSDIGLDSSTVVDARDLWAHSTKGSVKGQISASVESHDCSMYVLTPTK from the exons ATGTCTTCAACTTCACCACTTCTACTATGGTACTGCTTGTATTTGTGTCTGGCAACAACGACGACGACGATATATGCTCGTTTACAGCCACGAAATCTGATCGTAGATTCAAATTCCAGTGCGAAAGAGTTCAACCGCAGAAACCTCTTGGGCAATGGCCTTGGCCGAACTCCGCAAATGGG ATGGAGCAGCTGGAATCATTTTGGTTGCAATATAGATGAGAACATGATAAAGGGAACAG CTGATGCAATGGTATATACTGGACTTGCTTCTCTTGGATATGAGTACATCAATATAG ATGATTGTTGGGCCGAAGGCAATAGAGACTCGCAG GGAAATATGGTTGCTAAAGGTTCAACTTTTCCTTCTGGGATTAAAGCACTAGCAGATTATGTTCACAGCAAAGGATTAAAGCTTGGAGTTTATTCTGATGCTGG GACTCAGACGTGTAGTAAACAAATGCCAGGTTCATTAGGACACGAAGAACAAGACGCAAAAACTTTTGCTTCCTGG GGTGTTGATTACTTGAAGTATGATAATTGTAACAATGAGAATCGAAGTCCAAGAGAAAG GTATCCCATAATGAGCAAAGCTTTACAAAACTCTGGAAGGGCTATATTTTATTCCATGTGTGAATG GGGAGATGATAATCCTGCCACGTGGGCTTCCTCTGTTGGAAATAGTTGGAGAACTACTGGAGATATTACTGATGATTGGAACAG tatgacttctcgAGCAGATTTGAATGACCAGTGGGCATCTTATGCTGGTCCAGGTGGCTGGAATG aTCCAGATATGTTAGAAGTTGGAAATGGAGGAATGAATTTTGGAGAATATCGTTCTCATTTCAGTATTTGGGCATTAGTAAAA gCACCTTTAATTATAGGTTGTGATTTAAGATCAATGGATAATACTGCCCATGACATTCTAAGCAACTCAGAGGTCATTGCAGTTAATCAAG ATAAACTTGGAGTTCAAGGTAAAAGAGTTAAGCAGTATGGAGATTTGGag GTTTGGGCAGGGCCTTTAAGTGGGAAAAGAGTAGCACTTGTGCTATGGAACAGAGGATCATCAAAGGCTGATATAACTGCTTATTGGTCTGATATTGGCCTTGATTCTTCCACTGTTGTTGATGCAAGAGACTTATGGGCT CATTCAACAAAAGGATCAGTTAAAGGACAAATATCAGCCAGTGTTGAATCACATGATTGCAGCATGTATGTTCTTACTCCCACAAAATAA